The Polyangium aurulentum genomic interval CGCAGGTTTTCTCGTCATCTCCGCCCTGGCCCTGAGGGGCGGGCCCATCGGCTTCGGCCCGCTCGTCGCCTCGGTCCTCATTTTCGCGTTCTTCCGCTCGCCGATGGCCATGATGGCGGACGTCGTCTCGCTCGAGCAATCGGGCCGGGCGGGCGTGCCCTACGGGTCCATTCGTCTCTGGGGCTCGATCGGCTTTCTCTGCGCCGCCACGGCGGCCGGCTGGCTCGCGGATCCGAAGCAGCCCGCCGAGGTCCCGATCGCCGTCGCCCTGGCGCTCCTCGGCGCGTTCACGGTCTCGTTCGCGCTCCCCTCGCGCGTCCCCGCGCCCGCGCGCCCCTCGGCCGAGCACGTGCGGGAGTTCGTCGCCGACCCGAGCGTGCGCCTCTTCCTCGCCGGAGCCTTCTTCGCGCAGGCCGGGCACGTCTGTTACGACCAGCGCATGTCGAGCCTGCTGCGCGATCGCGGCGCCTCGCAGCCGTTCATCTCGCTCGCGTGGTCCGTGGGTGTGCTCGCCGAGGTCCTCCTGATGGGCGTGTTCGGCCTGATCGCCCAGCGCGTGCGGCCTCCGGTCCTGCTCGCCATCGCTTATGGCGGCGCCTCGCTGCGCTGGCTGCTCATCGCGAACCTGCCCGGCACGCTGCCCCTGTTGCTCCTGCAGCCGCTGCACGCGCTGTCGTTCGGCGTCACGTGGGTGGCGTCGCTCGCCTTCGTGAAGGAGCGCGCGCCCTCGCACATGCTCAGCACCGCGCAGGGGCTCTTCACGACGGCCATCTCCTCTGGCGGCGTCGTCGGCATGCTCGTCTGGGGTCCGCTCTATGAAAAGAGCGGCGGCATGGTCACTTTTGCTACCGCCTCGGTGGTCTCGGCATGCGCGTGCGCCTTGGCCATCGCCTTCGCACGTCGCGGACGCTCCTCGTTGCAGAAGGACAAAGCCGTTGTGGCGGGGGCTCCCTGACGATTCGCCCGAGACGGCCGATGCACGCCCCCAAAGGCAGAAAGTTTTTTCGCTGCGACCCGACTCTCGGGTTACATCATCGAAGGACGGGCGCGGCGCACGACCGCAGCAGCAAGCGAGGCTCCAGATGTGCGGGATCGTAGGTTACGTCGGATCGAGGAATGCGGCCCCCATCATCGTCGAAGGGCTGCGAAAGCTGGAGTACCGGGGCTACGACTCGGCCGGCGTCGCCATCCACGACGGTAAGGGCATCGAGATCGTACGTACGCTCGGCAAGCTCGCGCGTTTGTCCGATGCGCTCGAGAAGCGGCCGCTGACGGGCTCGACGGGCATCGGGCACACCCGCTGGGCGACGCACGGCCGCCCGAGCGAGGCCAATGCCCACCCCCACGCCGCCGGCCCCGTGGCCGTGGTCCACAACGGGATCATCGAGAACCACGTCGCGGTGCGACAGGAGCTCGAGGCGCAGGGCGTGAAATTCCTCTCGGACACGGACACCGAGATCGTCGCGCACCTCATTCACCGCGAGATCGAGCGCGGCGTGAAGCCGCTCTTCAAGGCCGTTCAGGGGGCGCTCAAGCACGTCGTCGGCGCCTACGCCATCGCGGTCACGTCGCGCGAGGAGCCGGACGTCATCGTGGCCGCGAGGAACGGCTCGCCGCTCGTCGTGGGCCTCGGCGAGGGCGAGATGCTCTGCGGCAGCGACATCCCGGCGCTCCTGTCGCACACCCGCCAGATGGTCTTCCTCGAGGACGGCGACGTCGTCGAGCTGCGCGCCTCGGGCATCAAGGTCGAGACGGTGAGCGGCGAGGCGGCGACCCGCAAGGCCAAGCAGATCGACTGGAGCCCGGTCCAGGCCGAGCGCGGCGGCTACAAGCACTTCATGCGCAAGGAGATCCACGAGCAGCCCGACGTCGTGGAGGCGACCCTGCGCGGCCGCATCGACCTCGCCGAGGGCGACGTGTACGGGGCCGAGATGGGCGTCAGCGCCGAGGTGGCCCGCGAGGTGCGGCGCGTCTACTTCATCGCCTGCGGCACGAGCCACCACGCGGCCATCGCGGGCCGCTACTGGATGGAGCAGCTCGCCAAGGTGCCCTGCGTGGTCGAGCTCGCGAGCGAGGTGCGTTATCGCGAGCCCTTGTTCTACCCCGACGACCTCGTCGTGGCCGTGAGCCAGTCGGGCGAGACGGCGGACACGCTGGCGGCGCTCAAGGCGGCCAAGGCGGGCGGGGCGAAGGTGCTCGCGGTGGCGAACGTGCTCGACAGCGCCATCCCGCGCGCGGCCGACGGCGCGCTCTACACGCACGCCGGACCCGAGATCGGCGTCGCGTCGACGAAATGCTTCACGACGCAGCTCGCCGCGCTGCTGCTGCTCGCGGTGTACATGGGCCGCCGCCGCGGGACGCTGCCGCAGGACCGCTCTCAGAAGGTCTTGCAGTCGCTCGTCGAGGTGCCGAACCACATGCGCGAGGTCCTCGGCGACGCCGACTACGTGCACGCGATCGCCAAGCGCCTCACCCACGCGAAGGACGTGCTCTTCCTCGGCCGCGGGCTCGGCTACCCGATCGCGCTCGAGGGCGCGCTCAAGCTGAAGGAGATCTCGTACGCGCACGCCGAGGGCTACGCGGCGGGCGAGATGAAGCACGGCCCGATCGCGCTCATCGACGAGCAGCTCCCGGTCATCGCGGTCTGCCCGCGCGACGCCCAGTACGACAAGATGCTCTCGAACGTGCAGGAGGTCCGCGCCCGCGAGGGTCAGGTCATCGCCATCGCCACCAAGGGCGACGAGGAGATGCTCGAGATCGCCCAGCACGTCGTGTGGATCCCGAAGATGGCGGACGAGGTCTTGCCGCTCATCACCGTGCTGCCGCTCCAGCTCATCTCGTATTTCGTCGCGAACCTGAAGGGCAACGACGTCGACCAGCCGCGCAACCTGGCGAAGACCGTCACCGTCGAATGACGGAGGCCGCGACCGGCGGCAATCTCGGGTTTACCGCGAAATGAAAAGAGAGCGCGCGCGATCCTCGCCGCGCTCTCCTGCCCTTTCCTCCCCCTTCTCCATCTCCGCGGGCGATTTCGTCCACGACGGCGAGCGCTCTCCCTTCGGGCGCCCGGGTTTGTCCGCGAGCGGGCAAGCGGCGCGATGTGCATTTTGCCCCTTGCGATGCGCGCGTTCGGCCGGAGATGGAGTGTGTAGGAGGAGTGTATGTCGAATGGCGTAAAGGCTTCGAGGGATCAGCAGAACCAGCCCGTCCGGGCGCGTGAGGGTGTCACGTCCGACGGGCGTGGGCCGCGCGAAGCCGAAAATAGCCGGCCGAGCGGCGCGATCCCCACGGATGGCCCCGAGCACGGCCGCCCGCCCGTGAGCTGGGAAGGCGGAGACCGGGTCCTCGAGCCTCAGACGAAGGCCGACGAGTGCGTCGACGAGGCCTCCGAGGAATCGTTCCCGGCCAGCGATCCGCCCTCGTTCACGCCGGAGAAGACCGGCCGCTAAACGGGACCTGCGGCACCCCCGCCGCTCCCTTCTTTTACCACCTATCCCATCACACGCGGCGGCCGCGCTGAGCACGTGAGCAGGCGCGCGGTCCGCCGCGTTCGCGCGTCTTCAGCGCGCCCGTCTCGCTTGCCGTCGGCTTGCGGGTCGGCCAAATGTGCCTTTTGGCATTCTGTCTAGAGATGTACTATTGCAGCGGGCAAGCTTGACTTCCGCCCACTTTCCGCCTTGCGCGAGAGGTGCGATACATTCATGGGCCGACCACCGTCAACGATGATCGACCGTCGTCTGGCCATCCAGGGCCTCGGTGCAATGCTGCTCGCAGGTGCGTGCGCCCCCTGTCCGCCGACCGCGCCATGCCCGCAGGCCCCCTCGACGCCACCTCCGCCCGCGTCCACCAACCGAATTTTGACGCCCGCCACGCCCGAGAGCGTGGGCATGTCCACGAGGCGCCTCGAGGACGTGTTTGCGCGCATCGAGCAGCGCGTGAAGGACAATCTCTTTCCGGGCGCGGTCGCGCTCGTCGCGCGCCACGGTCGAATCGTGGGGCACCGCGCGTTCGGCAACAAGACCCGCGGCGGCAACGAGCCGGTGACGCTCGACACGATCTTCGATCTCGAGTCGATGACCAAGGTGCTGGCGACGGCGATCTCGGCTTTGGTCCTCGTCCAGCTCGGCAAGATGCGGCTCGACGATCCGGTGGTCCGTTATCTTCCCGCATTCACGGGCGAGGGCAAGGATCGGGTGACGGTGGCCGATATGCTCCGCTATTCGGCGGGGCTGCCCGTCGACAATCAATTCCTCGACGTGCCCGACCGGGACGAGGTATTTCGGCGCATGGCCGAGACGCCGCTCGAATATCCGCCGGGCACCAAGGCGCAATATAGCGATCTGACCTATCGCCTCCTCGGCCGCGTCATCGAGGCGGCCGCCGACGCGAGCCTGTACGCATTCGCGTCCGAGCACGTCTGGAAGCCGCTCGGGATGTTCGACACGCTCTACACGCCGCCGCCCGCGCTCGTGCCGCGCATCGCGGCCACGGGGCATTCGAGCGTGCGCCAGCGGGTGGTGCGGGGCGAGGTGCAGGACGAACAGGATTATGCGCTCGGCGGCGTGTGCGGCTGCGACGGGGTGTTCTCGACCGCGAAGGACGTGGCCACGTTCGCCCAGATGATCCTCGACGGCGGCACGTATGCGGGCGTGCGCGTGCTCGACGCGAAGCTCGCGGCGGCCATGGTCCGTAATCAGACGCCGTGGACGCGCGAGGAGGAGACCGACGTCTCGCCGATGTCGAACCTCCTTTTCACGCCGAAGGGCTACGGCTGGGAGCTGTTCACGAGCCGATTCTCGAATGGGGGGACGCGGCTCATGCCGGGCTCGTTCGGGAAGATCGGCGGCGCGGGGACGGTCTTCTGGATCGACCCGCACCGCAAGCTCGTCGCCGTGCTGCTCACCAATCATGGCCTGCCGGTCCCCTTCGACGAGCCGAACTGGAACCAGCTCATCTACACCCTCGGCAGCGGCGAATTCTTCGACGGCGTCGTGAACGCCGTGATCGGCCACGCCTGATCGCGCAGTGCGATCCCGCGCTCCTTCACGCGCGCTCGTCCCCGAGGGCTCTTCCCACGGGGCGCGGGGCTTGGTAGAAGCTCGGGCGGAGAGCTAGATGGACCTGTCCTTCACACCCGAGCAGAGCGCCTTTCGCGACGAGGTCCGGGCGTGGCTCCGCACGGCCATGCCCGCGCACATCCGCGAAAAGGCGGCGATCGACGCCCATTTCGAGCACGACGAGATCATGGAGTGGCACCGGATCCTGCACCGGAAGGGCTGGGTCGCTCCGCACTGGCCGGCCGAATGGGGCGGGCCCGGGCTCGACGTCGCGCGCCGCTTCATCCTCACCGAGGAGCTCGAGCTGGCGGGCGCGCCGGCGCTGTCGCCGTTCGGCCTTTCGATGGTCGGGCCGCTGCTCATGCAGTTCGGCACCGAGGCGCAGAAAAAGCGCTTCCTGCCCAAGATCCTCGCGGGCGAGGAGGTGTGGTGCCAGGG includes:
- a CDS encoding MFS transporter, yielding MSTRISTLRLYYFAAFAAIGVYLPFFPPWLEAHGIRGLSLGIVTSLFHAMSIIAPPAFGFVADALGLRGFLLRVACGGAFAGFLVISALALRGGPIGFGPLVASVLIFAFFRSPMAMMADVVSLEQSGRAGVPYGSIRLWGSIGFLCAATAAGWLADPKQPAEVPIAVALALLGAFTVSFALPSRVPAPARPSAEHVREFVADPSVRLFLAGAFFAQAGHVCYDQRMSSLLRDRGASQPFISLAWSVGVLAEVLLMGVFGLIAQRVRPPVLLAIAYGGASLRWLLIANLPGTLPLLLLQPLHALSFGVTWVASLAFVKERAPSHMLSTAQGLFTTAISSGGVVGMLVWGPLYEKSGGMVTFATASVVSACACALAIAFARRGRSSLQKDKAVVAGAP
- the glmS gene encoding glutamine--fructose-6-phosphate transaminase (isomerizing) translates to MCGIVGYVGSRNAAPIIVEGLRKLEYRGYDSAGVAIHDGKGIEIVRTLGKLARLSDALEKRPLTGSTGIGHTRWATHGRPSEANAHPHAAGPVAVVHNGIIENHVAVRQELEAQGVKFLSDTDTEIVAHLIHREIERGVKPLFKAVQGALKHVVGAYAIAVTSREEPDVIVAARNGSPLVVGLGEGEMLCGSDIPALLSHTRQMVFLEDGDVVELRASGIKVETVSGEAATRKAKQIDWSPVQAERGGYKHFMRKEIHEQPDVVEATLRGRIDLAEGDVYGAEMGVSAEVAREVRRVYFIACGTSHHAAIAGRYWMEQLAKVPCVVELASEVRYREPLFYPDDLVVAVSQSGETADTLAALKAAKAGGAKVLAVANVLDSAIPRAADGALYTHAGPEIGVASTKCFTTQLAALLLLAVYMGRRRGTLPQDRSQKVLQSLVEVPNHMREVLGDADYVHAIAKRLTHAKDVLFLGRGLGYPIALEGALKLKEISYAHAEGYAAGEMKHGPIALIDEQLPVIAVCPRDAQYDKMLSNVQEVRAREGQVIAIATKGDEEMLEIAQHVVWIPKMADEVLPLITVLPLQLISYFVANLKGNDVDQPRNLAKTVTVE
- a CDS encoding serine hydrolase domain-containing protein, translated to MSTRRLEDVFARIEQRVKDNLFPGAVALVARHGRIVGHRAFGNKTRGGNEPVTLDTIFDLESMTKVLATAISALVLVQLGKMRLDDPVVRYLPAFTGEGKDRVTVADMLRYSAGLPVDNQFLDVPDRDEVFRRMAETPLEYPPGTKAQYSDLTYRLLGRVIEAAADASLYAFASEHVWKPLGMFDTLYTPPPALVPRIAATGHSSVRQRVVRGEVQDEQDYALGGVCGCDGVFSTAKDVATFAQMILDGGTYAGVRVLDAKLAAAMVRNQTPWTREEETDVSPMSNLLFTPKGYGWELFTSRFSNGGTRLMPGSFGKIGGAGTVFWIDPHRKLVAVLLTNHGLPVPFDEPNWNQLIYTLGSGEFFDGVVNAVIGHA